In Lathamus discolor isolate bLatDis1 chromosome 1, bLatDis1.hap1, whole genome shotgun sequence, the following are encoded in one genomic region:
- the FAM234B gene encoding protein FAM234B, translated as MATVLSRALKLPGKKSPDLGEYDPLTQADSDESEDDLVLNIQKNGGVKNGKSPPEEVQDPDSDVEVGMTKQHTSESAPEGYPAEAAGSLEQKSAPSLMPYLRTAIFLLTVVISMILVLVCAFLIPCPPRDLHNTWNRNLGQGTGGVLSPLELCDVNGDGLSDILIVFTALMNASVMGVSRPSVTVVALSGMNGSTLWSIQLPEETRSVQCKGLSLGAPAEPVCLVTGTSKFLSLLSASTGKTIWTLNSIHLSSGILAAPAATLPDVDGDGFRDIVVLALKETQPDVFFILVSGKTGTALGGPVRYSTNGEGKVIGPQVHITSRGAIYILFGFGNIQAVALRDLFTQARNRDSFSAMLQQEEPEWEKRRSVNLSELIDIYSGGVDFLQTMKTPDTNCSNLLVTTKEGLILLRGQDLEPRWTLELQNISSEPVPGYFSADQTLDFLLQAQTGDGNKKVMVVDGKSGLPLWNQELPWQKQQLDALSVMTLDKKSVFLFWADEAQPVLQSLHPGPRPERPGLHHLYLLHPVFPTVLLDLTNATDKVIASAVGINDLQKDAFHITVTTTATSEKQPGFLSVSKLGLKWAMMSQGRMVWLKDTTAPKISRGEVRRFLARLKFVDFPQQL; from the exons ATGGCTACGGTGCTGTCGCGGGCGCTGAAGCTGCCGG GAAAGAAGAGCCCGGACCTTGGGGAATACGATCCCCTCACTCAGGCTGACAGTGATGAAAGTGAAGATGACCTGGTACTCAACATCCAGAAGAACGGGGGGGTCAAGAATGGGAAGAGCCCCCCTGAGGAGGTGCAGGACCCTGACTCTGATGTGGAGGTTGGGATGACAAAGCAGCACACGTCAGAGAGCGCACCTGAGGGTTATCCTGCAGAGGCGGCTGGGAGTTTGGAGCAGAAGTCTGCTCCCTCCCTCATGCCATACCTGCGCACAGCGATCTTTTTGCTCACTGTGGTGATCTCCATGATTCTGGTGCTGGTGTGCGCATTTCTAATTCCCTGTCCCCCTAGAGACTTGCATAACACGTGGAACCGCAACCTAGGGCAGGGAACAG GTGGTGTGTTATCCCCACTGGAGCTGTGTGATGTGAACGGCGATGGGCTCTCTGACATCCTGATTGTCTTCACTGCTTTGATGAATGCTAGTGTCATGG GTGTCTCTAGGCCCTCTGTAACTGTGGTGGCCCTTTCTGGTATGAATGGTAGCACCCTGTGGTCCATCCAGCTTCCAGAGGAGACACGGAGTGTGCAGTGCAAAGGTCTGTCACTGGGGGCACCTGCAGAGCCCGTCTGCCTTGTTACAGGAACATCAAAATTCCTCAGCCTTCTCAGTGCCTCCACAG GCAAGACCATCTGGACACTGAATTCCATCCACCTTTCAAGTGGGATCTTGGCTGCACCAGCTGCAACTCTTCCAGATGTAGATGGAGATGGTTTTAGGGATATTGTTGTTCTGGCTCTCAAAGAGACACAG CCTGATGTGTTTTTCATCTTGGTGTCAGGAAAGACTGGGACTGCTTTGGGTGGGCCTGTGAGGTACAGCACCAATGGAGAAGGGAAAGTGATTGGTCCCCAAGTCCACATCACCAGTCGGGGAGCCATCTAcatcctgtttggttttg GTAATATTCAAGCAGTTGCCCTGAGGGATCTCTTTACTCAAGCCAGAAACCGGGACAGCTTTTCTGcaatgctgcagcaggaggaaccTGAGTGGGAAAAGCGCAGATCTGTCAACCTGTCAGAGCTCATTGACATTTACAG TGGGGGTGTTGACTTCCTGCAGACAATGAagacacctgacacaaactgcAGCAACCTGCTCGTCACAACCAAAGAGGGCTTGATCCTACTGCGGGGGCAGGACCTGGAGCCCCGCTGGACCTTGGAACTGCAGAACATCAGCAG CGAGCCCGTACCAGGTTACTTCAGTGCTGACCAAACTCTGGACTTCCTGCTGCAAGCACAGACGGGAGATGGGAACAAAAAG GTGATGGTGGTAGATGGCAAATCCGGCCTCCCTCTTTGGAACCAGGAACTGCCATGGCAGAAGCAACAACTCGATGCACTGTCAGTCATGACTTTGGACAAGaagtctgtttttctcttctgggcTGATGAAGCACAGCCTGTGTTACAAAGTTTG CATCCTGGTCCCAGACCTGAGCGCCCAGGGCTGCACCACCTCTATCTTCTCCATCCTGTTTTTCCTACAGTCCTTTTGGACCTCACCAATGCAACAGACAAAGTCATTGCTTCAGCAG TTGGAATTAACGACCTCCAGAAGGATGCATTTCATATCACTGTGACAACAACTGCAACCTCTGAAAAACAGCCAGGATTTCTCTCGGTCAGCAAGCtgggtctgaagtgggccatgATGAGCCAAGGTCGAATGGTGTGGCTGAAGGACACCACTGCTCCCAAAATCAGCCGTGGAGAAGTGAGAAGATTTCTTGCCCGGCTGAAATTTGTTGACTTTCCTCAACAG ctctaA